A stretch of the Methylacidiphilum caldifontis genome encodes the following:
- a CDS encoding class I SAM-dependent methyltransferase, which yields MRTSEAKIPLFEKIRELYSIGKIKFKSTYNKDKLILNIDSIFNDINEYNQYLLKYCKKNIYDSKVFEIGYGPRPYRLLAMISLGIDAYGIDLDIPIYNGTIQEWIKLYKENGFERLLKSLIRYYLFDLKERKELEKRLKAKNGKFSLKKERLWVGDASKLDITESSLDLIVSEDVFEHIPMESMEILLKKMTLWLRPRGIGLIRPMVYTGIAGGHLAEWFPTNVLAHFKRKSQPWEHLRKNRFHPNTYLNKLWRKDYRGLFSKYFTILEEKVKYPLLGKEWMTEEIKKELAMIPEEELFSNNVLFVLQKS from the coding sequence ATGAGAACATCCGAAGCAAAAATTCCTCTTTTTGAAAAAATTAGGGAACTTTATTCAATAGGTAAGATAAAATTTAAAAGTACCTATAACAAAGACAAACTTATTTTAAATATAGATTCTATTTTCAACGATATTAACGAATATAACCAATATCTTTTAAAATATTGCAAGAAGAATATTTATGATTCCAAAGTTTTTGAAATTGGATATGGGCCCAGACCCTATAGACTTTTAGCAATGATCAGTTTAGGAATAGATGCATATGGAATTGATTTAGACATTCCAATATATAATGGCACAATCCAGGAATGGATTAAATTATATAAAGAGAATGGATTTGAAAGATTATTAAAATCACTAATACGGTATTACCTATTTGATCTAAAAGAAAGAAAAGAGTTAGAAAAGAGGTTAAAAGCTAAAAATGGAAAATTCAGCCTTAAAAAAGAAAGACTGTGGGTGGGTGATGCCTCAAAGTTAGATATTACAGAATCTTCCTTAGACCTTATTGTTTCAGAAGATGTGTTTGAACATATTCCTATGGAATCAATGGAAATATTGCTAAAAAAAATGACACTCTGGCTTAGACCAAGAGGGATTGGGCTCATTCGACCTATGGTATATACGGGCATTGCGGGAGGACATCTTGCAGAATGGTTTCCAACAAACGTATTAGCTCACTTCAAAAGAAAAAGTCAGCCATGGGAACATTTAAGAAAAAATCGATTCCACCCAAATACTTATTTAAATAAGCTTTGGAGAAAAGATTACAGGGGTTTATTTTCTAAATATTTTACTATTTTAGAGGAAAAAGTAAAATATCCTTTGTTGGGGAAAGAATGGATGACAGAAGAAATTAAAAAGGAATTAGCTATGATTCCAGAAGAAGAATTGTTCAGTAATAATGTTCTTTTTGTATTACAAAAATCTTAA
- a CDS encoding glycosyltransferase family 2 protein, whose protein sequence is MNELFKNQVGIIIVTYNSEKHLQSLADSLHQAIDKDYIKKIVFSDTGSQDQTLVLIRSLFPDAVIIKPQKKGYAAGLNAGITYFKNHLPSFLFFLNPDIEIPSQCFNLLLEELIKNDSPSFPIGIIGPRVLAPTAQGWAEENLRKRSLWGLPQIKPHKGYLYSVHSTHGACILLKREVIEKVGYFDEDYFMYWEETDYCTRARKKGYKIVVVNSLFIYHHPKEIRTIQINNFLFYQWRNQFLFAKKNYGFFKGNLFCLLRLPIFLKELTKLIKQKNWEGCSKLLKGYKEGLFSYYNG, encoded by the coding sequence ATGAATGAGCTTTTTAAAAACCAAGTAGGCATTATCATTGTTACTTATAATAGTGAAAAGCATCTTCAATCTTTGGCTGATTCTTTGCATCAAGCTATCGATAAAGATTATATAAAAAAAATAGTCTTTTCCGATACAGGTTCACAAGATCAAACGCTTGTTTTAATTCGTTCCTTATTTCCTGATGCGGTTATCATCAAACCTCAGAAAAAGGGTTATGCAGCGGGATTAAACGCTGGTATAACCTATTTTAAAAACCATTTACCTTCATTCCTATTCTTTCTCAATCCAGACATCGAAATTCCTTCTCAATGTTTTAACCTTCTCCTTGAAGAGTTGATCAAAAATGATAGCCCATCCTTTCCTATTGGAATTATAGGTCCACGCGTTTTAGCTCCAACCGCCCAAGGTTGGGCAGAAGAAAATTTAAGAAAAAGATCTTTATGGGGACTCCCTCAAATCAAACCGCATAAAGGTTATCTTTATTCTGTTCATTCGACGCACGGTGCCTGCATCCTCCTCAAACGAGAAGTCATAGAAAAAGTGGGTTATTTTGATGAAGATTATTTTATGTACTGGGAGGAAACAGATTACTGCACACGGGCAAGGAAAAAGGGATATAAGATTGTGGTGGTCAATAGTTTATTTATCTATCATCATCCTAAAGAAATTAGAACTATTCAAATAAACAATTTTCTTTTTTATCAATGGAGAAACCAGTTTCTTTTTGCTAAAAAAAATTACGGTTTTTTTAAAGGTAATCTATTTTGCCTGCTTCGGTTACCTATATTCCTCAAAGAGTTAACAAAGTTAATCAAACAAAAGAATTGGGAAGGATGTAGTAAGCTTTTAAAAGGCTATAAAGAAGGACTCTTTTCTTATTATAATGGGTAA
- a CDS encoding glycosyltransferase family 4 protein — protein sequence MEVDKGPLDLAKALKLLQEEGLILTASFVGPGPAENLLRNFINQQRLENQVSVLGKKEEAEVAEIMRKHKILVVPSIWKEPFGIVALEGMASGCFIIGTEAGGLKEAIGNCGLLYPNGDFVQLAKLIKEVISHPYKYQNAF from the coding sequence ATGGAAGTAGATAAAGGGCCTTTAGATCTTGCTAAAGCTCTAAAATTATTACAGGAGGAAGGATTAATACTTACTGCTAGTTTCGTTGGACCTGGTCCCGCAGAAAATCTTCTTAGGAATTTTATCAATCAACAAAGATTAGAAAATCAGGTATCTGTTCTTGGGAAAAAAGAAGAAGCCGAAGTCGCTGAAATCATGAGAAAACATAAAATTCTTGTTGTTCCTTCAATTTGGAAAGAACCATTTGGTATTGTTGCTTTAGAAGGAATGGCTTCGGGCTGTTTTATAATTGGTACCGAAGCAGGAGGGCTTAAGGAAGCCATAGGAAATTGTGGACTTTTATATCCAAATGGGGATTTTGTGCAACTTGCAAAATTAATCAAAGAAGTGATTAGCCATCCTTATAAATACCAAAATGCATTTTAG
- a CDS encoding O-antigen ligase family protein, which produces MILLKMTLKKILKDLLHPKPILYFVFIVSPWLFGAVEHWAKQFLFFCILLAFVMWTFQKKEENIRFFPGFIAGIVFLFYLFFQIIPLPPQVISFFSPKRLELAKTISSLTNFPQGIEFSSPLCLSLNPKESYFYLLEFSALALYAFLLYQLLSSKKEISTLILTMIVNGLALTLFGVIQRATFNGKLYWIRELTQGGDPFGPYVLRTHMGGLLLMIVPIGLGFLLSQYSFSFSKEEFFSFRANSDKDFFKKYLFLFFLLVISTGVLMSKSRGVIGSFLFSLFLMAIIITFNETKSKRLSFFLFAFIFSAVLFTLWLPSDLFLEATERIIKTPVNEEARGKIWEESLKLWKLFPLTGVGLGGFEDAFGLVRTVFPGPHRVAHAESDYMELLVEGGIVGVIPVMIFISTVIIANSFKLKTIDEKNKKLAIGALSSFFAGLFQGVANFNMSLMANMLYLVTTIVILSKVVELAQQKAVDSLQKKPMAEKILSRYFHGSVQ; this is translated from the coding sequence ATGATCCTTTTGAAAATGACTCTCAAGAAAATCCTGAAGGATCTTCTTCATCCTAAGCCTATTCTCTACTTCGTATTCATTGTTTCTCCATGGCTTTTTGGTGCCGTAGAACATTGGGCAAAGCAATTCCTTTTCTTTTGTATTTTACTGGCTTTTGTGATGTGGACCTTCCAAAAAAAAGAAGAAAACATACGGTTTTTCCCTGGGTTTATAGCTGGGATAGTGTTTCTTTTTTACCTCTTCTTTCAAATCATTCCCCTCCCCCCTCAAGTTATCTCCTTTTTTTCTCCCAAACGTCTTGAATTAGCTAAAACTATTTCTTCTTTAACAAACTTCCCTCAAGGAATAGAATTTTCTTCTCCTTTGTGTTTATCCCTAAATCCAAAAGAATCCTACTTTTATTTACTCGAATTTAGCGCTTTAGCCCTTTATGCTTTTTTGCTCTATCAACTTCTTTCTTCTAAAAAAGAAATTTCTACTCTCATTCTTACCATGATTGTAAACGGCTTAGCCTTAACTCTATTCGGAGTGATTCAAAGAGCCACTTTCAATGGAAAGCTTTACTGGATAAGGGAACTGACACAAGGGGGAGATCCTTTTGGGCCTTATGTCTTAAGAACGCACATGGGCGGACTTCTTCTTATGATTGTTCCTATAGGGTTAGGTTTTCTTCTTTCGCAATATTCTTTTTCATTCAGTAAGGAAGAGTTTTTCTCTTTTAGAGCAAACTCTGATAAAGATTTTTTTAAAAAATATCTTTTTCTTTTTTTCCTTCTGGTTATTTCAACCGGTGTGCTCATGTCAAAGTCCAGGGGAGTGATCGGCAGTTTTCTTTTTTCCCTTTTTCTCATGGCTATTATTATCACTTTTAATGAAACCAAGAGTAAAAGGTTAAGCTTTTTCCTTTTTGCTTTTATTTTTTCAGCCGTTCTTTTTACTCTTTGGTTACCCTCAGATCTATTCCTGGAAGCAACCGAAAGAATAATCAAAACTCCGGTTAATGAAGAAGCACGAGGAAAAATTTGGGAAGAATCACTCAAGCTCTGGAAGCTTTTCCCACTCACAGGTGTTGGATTAGGGGGCTTCGAAGATGCTTTTGGGTTGGTACGGACTGTTTTTCCTGGTCCACACCGGGTTGCTCATGCAGAAAGTGATTACATGGAACTTCTTGTCGAAGGAGGGATTGTGGGTGTAATACCCGTCATGATTTTTATCAGCACAGTTATTATCGCTAATAGCTTTAAATTAAAAACAATTGATGAAAAAAACAAAAAACTAGCGATTGGAGCTTTATCTTCTTTTTTTGCTGGCCTTTTTCAGGGAGTAGCCAATTTTAATATGAGTCTTATGGCTAATATGCTTTATCTGGTAACTACAATTGTTATTTTGTCAAAGGTAGTGGAATTAGCACAACAAAAAGCTGTGGATTCGTTGCAAAAGAAACCGATGGCAGAAAAAATCCTTTCTCGGTATTTCCATGGGTCTGTTCAATGA
- a CDS encoding glycosyltransferase family 4 protein, which produces MSIPVNIAVCGRFHYHNYVPFLAQEGYLQRFYYSHRFNRKILKDYPEKEKNLWLKEYLLRLHAKILKGKYQNSLIFHYISLWEEGVLKHWTKAKLWHVMLHGTALKILQRAHSEGSLTLGEPVNAHPYVFSQILAEEDERLGLPKRNHLWKGAQRIVEEIKETDFLLVSSKWVKCSFIKEGYPADRIKILPYGVDVSRFKPSPRKDNIFRVICVAQITPRKGQVYLLEAWKKLKLPHAELCLAGAIDETMKPILSRYKDIFRYLGYCSYEKVAAFYQDSSVYVLPSLEDGFAVSTLEAMASGLPVITTDHNGACDVIKQEINGFVVGIRSSEQIAYCLEYLYRNPLLCKEMGENAASSVFQCHNWKGYAQKLIEIYEEMASIKIAN; this is translated from the coding sequence ATGAGTATACCTGTAAACATTGCGGTTTGTGGTCGGTTTCATTACCACAATTATGTCCCCTTTTTAGCCCAAGAAGGCTATTTACAGAGGTTTTATTATTCACATCGTTTTAATCGGAAAATTCTTAAGGATTACCCTGAAAAAGAAAAAAACCTTTGGCTCAAAGAATATCTTCTACGTTTACACGCAAAAATTCTTAAGGGTAAATATCAAAATAGCCTTATATTTCATTATATTTCTCTTTGGGAAGAAGGAGTCCTTAAACATTGGACAAAAGCAAAGCTTTGGCATGTGATGCTTCATGGCACTGCTCTAAAAATTCTTCAAAGAGCACATTCAGAAGGAAGTCTTACTCTTGGAGAACCAGTTAATGCGCATCCTTATGTCTTTTCTCAAATCTTAGCCGAAGAAGATGAAAGGTTAGGTTTGCCCAAGCGTAACCATCTTTGGAAAGGAGCTCAAAGAATAGTTGAGGAAATTAAAGAAACTGATTTTCTGCTCGTTTCTTCAAAATGGGTCAAATGTAGTTTTATCAAAGAGGGTTATCCAGCAGATAGAATAAAGATTCTTCCCTATGGGGTAGATGTTTCGCGGTTTAAACCATCACCAAGAAAAGACAACATATTTAGGGTAATTTGTGTTGCACAAATCACCCCAAGAAAAGGGCAGGTCTATTTATTGGAAGCCTGGAAAAAGCTTAAGCTTCCCCATGCTGAACTTTGTCTAGCTGGGGCAATTGACGAAACGATGAAACCTATTTTATCGAGATACAAAGATATATTTCGTTACCTAGGATATTGTAGCTACGAAAAAGTAGCTGCCTTTTATCAAGATTCTTCAGTATATGTTCTTCCTTCCCTTGAGGATGGTTTTGCCGTAAGTACTCTAGAAGCGATGGCCAGCGGCTTGCCTGTGATTACAACAGATCATAATGGAGCTTGTGATGTTATAAAACAGGAGATAAATGGTTTTGTCGTCGGAATCAGGTCTTCAGAACAAATTGCTTATTGTCTTGAATATTTATACCGCAACCCTCTTCTCTGCAAAGAGATGGGAGAAAATGCCGCGTCTAGTGTCTTTCAATGCCATAACTGGAAGGGCTATGCCCAGAAGCTTATAGAAATTTACGAAGAAATGGCTTCGATAAAGATTGCTAACTAA
- a CDS encoding glycosyltransferase family 4 protein, translated as MLHLVSHPIHYFIPLYRELSKKKEIELTVIYQSFQSSGWLYKKDYLVDVNWNIPFFEGYNWGKLPLSEKSEIPPFFSEGIRFDIVQEVLKGDWDILWIHGYYLITNWVCALVQKLKGKVVMLRTEDVLFHPRKKLNKILKYIPLRILCSLSWGLYIGKANKQYLKYYGLAPDRLRAAPYCVDNAYFQAKALELKNKRENIRKELGITDGSPVILFVGRLVEEKKPLVLLDAFKKVIQEKRAWLLFAGEGPLKELIQQRVSKEHIPNVILTGFLDQKELPKAYAASDIFVLPSVCDTWGLVVNEAMNFGLPIIVSNLVGCAYDLVRENENGFIFQAGDTHQLYLLLLRLIQNEKLRINFGEKSKEIIKDYNIEKCAEHIVSACIEAKYRTSRAYVQIH; from the coding sequence GTGCTTCACTTAGTAAGCCATCCCATTCACTATTTTATTCCTTTATACAGGGAATTATCTAAAAAAAAAGAGATTGAACTGACGGTTATTTACCAATCCTTTCAATCTTCGGGCTGGCTTTATAAAAAAGATTATTTAGTAGATGTTAATTGGAATATTCCCTTCTTTGAAGGATATAATTGGGGAAAATTACCTTTAAGTGAAAAATCTGAAATTCCTCCTTTTTTTAGTGAAGGGATAAGGTTTGATATTGTTCAGGAAGTTCTCAAAGGGGATTGGGATATTCTGTGGATCCATGGTTATTATCTTATTACGAATTGGGTATGTGCATTGGTTCAAAAGCTTAAAGGCAAAGTAGTCATGCTTAGAACTGAAGACGTGCTTTTCCACCCAAGAAAAAAGTTAAATAAAATCCTAAAATATATTCCTTTAAGAATTCTTTGTAGCCTTTCTTGGGGTCTTTACATAGGAAAAGCCAATAAACAATATCTCAAATATTATGGGTTAGCCCCAGATCGACTTCGTGCCGCCCCATATTGTGTAGATAATGCATACTTTCAGGCAAAAGCTCTAGAATTAAAAAATAAAAGAGAAAACATAAGAAAAGAATTAGGCATTACAGATGGGTCTCCTGTAATCCTTTTTGTGGGAAGATTAGTCGAAGAGAAAAAACCCTTAGTACTATTGGATGCTTTCAAAAAAGTTATCCAAGAAAAAAGAGCTTGGCTGCTCTTCGCAGGGGAAGGCCCTCTAAAAGAGCTTATTCAACAAAGAGTATCCAAAGAACACATTCCCAATGTGATTCTGACTGGCTTTCTTGACCAAAAAGAATTGCCAAAAGCCTATGCCGCTTCCGATATTTTTGTTTTACCTTCGGTGTGCGATACTTGGGGACTTGTAGTCAATGAAGCGATGAACTTTGGACTTCCCATAATTGTTTCAAATCTAGTTGGATGTGCTTATGACCTTGTAAGAGAGAACGAGAATGGTTTTATATTCCAAGCAGGTGATACTCATCAACTTTATTTGTTGCTTCTACGACTTATTCAAAATGAAAAATTAAGGATCAATTTTGGAGAAAAAAGCAAAGAAATTATCAAAGACTATAATATTGAAAAATGTGCAGAACATATCGTTTCAGCCTGTATAGAAGCTAAATATAGAACTTCACGAGCATATGTTCAAATTCATTAA
- a CDS encoding GumC family protein — protein MSEELQKRPQDDLAVDGKNVQPTEVLLSPYESSDLDWIKEKLWDIYRFRKQALLFFLVFLFAVILFTFTQRPIYQGESVVKINSTKSEVVPYKQVSNDEPGLFDWETFFKTQCEIIKSRSLAQRVIERLDLEEHLDWIGLKQKKTISISSENLSEVVQNNLHVLPVRGTRLIRICYDSPNSFGAMQVANAYAESFITFGLDRKLEANRHARQFLAEQIELIKKKVTESESKLARFMEKTGIVKLPGINSSPTEKELAQVGEALSKARFEMIKKQVFYERAKNGLDSGKSVTIPDNQYTMDLKKNLLKEQAKYRELEEIYKDDYPKMVRLKAGIEGLSQQLTDEKQAVVEKLEAEYEAAKKNFESLEEEWKRTLVKLRDENTLLAKYAMLKREADANQQMYMGLLKRLKETDITSALNSGNIEVVETSRVPQKPVKPKKALNLLLGLVGGSVGGISLALGLAMLDNRFRGKEDIEKVLKIPVLGVIPDIEKLKKMQPLVYEGDIPYALMSYTLPESEISNGFRSIRTLLHYTIPGRRPQVITITSTLESEGKSGTTVNLATVLGQQGTVLIIDADLRRPAMHKTLGLRPRPGLSEILTGQAQVEEAVQSTSLPNVWAIVGGRAAIHPADLLGAESFAQLCRYLREYFAYILIDTPPMRGMPDATIVSMQSEGVLYVIEDGKDDRKEVQNNIEAFSRINSRVLGIVLNRADPLSHSSYYYSYKYKSPIPPESHDLIQ, from the coding sequence ATGTCTGAAGAATTACAAAAAAGACCGCAAGACGATCTAGCGGTCGATGGCAAAAATGTTCAGCCCACCGAAGTTTTGCTTTCTCCCTATGAGTCTTCAGACCTGGATTGGATAAAAGAAAAACTTTGGGATATTTACAGATTTAGAAAACAAGCTTTGCTTTTTTTTCTTGTTTTCTTATTTGCTGTTATTCTTTTTACTTTTACCCAAAGGCCTATCTACCAGGGAGAATCAGTCGTTAAAATCAATTCTACGAAGTCTGAAGTTGTTCCTTATAAACAAGTGAGCAATGATGAACCAGGCCTTTTTGATTGGGAAACCTTTTTTAAAACCCAGTGCGAAATTATTAAAAGCCGGTCCTTGGCTCAACGGGTCATTGAAAGACTAGATCTTGAAGAACATTTAGACTGGATTGGTTTAAAACAAAAGAAAACCATCTCTATATCTTCTGAAAATCTTTCTGAAGTCGTTCAAAATAACCTTCATGTTTTACCTGTACGTGGAACAAGGCTTATCCGAATCTGTTATGACAGTCCCAACAGTTTCGGAGCGATGCAGGTTGCCAATGCTTATGCCGAATCTTTTATTACTTTTGGACTGGATAGAAAACTCGAAGCCAATCGGCATGCAAGGCAATTTCTTGCAGAGCAGATCGAACTAATCAAAAAAAAGGTGACTGAATCTGAATCCAAGCTTGCTCGTTTCATGGAAAAAACAGGTATCGTTAAGCTTCCTGGGATAAACAGTTCTCCTACTGAAAAAGAGTTGGCTCAGGTGGGAGAGGCTCTTTCCAAGGCAAGATTTGAAATGATCAAAAAACAAGTTTTTTATGAACGGGCAAAGAACGGCCTTGATTCGGGGAAAAGTGTCACTATTCCTGATAACCAATACACCATGGATCTGAAAAAAAATCTTCTTAAAGAACAAGCGAAATACCGTGAACTAGAAGAGATATATAAAGATGATTACCCCAAAATGGTTAGACTTAAAGCCGGTATTGAAGGTTTAAGCCAACAGCTTACGGATGAAAAGCAAGCAGTCGTAGAAAAACTCGAAGCGGAATATGAAGCAGCTAAAAAAAATTTCGAATCCTTGGAAGAGGAATGGAAAAGAACTCTTGTTAAACTTAGAGATGAAAACACTCTTCTTGCTAAGTATGCCATGCTTAAACGTGAAGCGGACGCAAACCAACAGATGTATATGGGTCTTTTAAAAAGACTAAAAGAAACGGATATCACCTCAGCCTTAAACTCAGGGAACATAGAGGTGGTAGAAACTTCCCGTGTTCCTCAAAAACCAGTAAAACCCAAAAAGGCGCTGAATCTTTTATTAGGCCTAGTTGGGGGTTCTGTTGGAGGAATTAGTTTAGCTTTAGGCCTAGCCATGTTAGACAATCGGTTTCGGGGCAAAGAAGACATTGAAAAAGTTCTAAAAATTCCTGTCCTTGGCGTCATTCCTGATATTGAAAAACTAAAAAAAATGCAACCCCTTGTATACGAGGGAGACATTCCATATGCTCTCATGAGCTATACCTTACCCGAATCAGAAATCAGCAATGGTTTTCGAAGCATACGAACTCTTCTTCACTACACTATTCCAGGACGACGTCCACAGGTTATTACCATTACCAGTACCCTTGAAAGTGAAGGGAAAAGCGGCACAACGGTTAACTTGGCAACCGTTCTTGGCCAACAGGGAACGGTATTAATCATTGATGCGGATTTAAGAAGGCCAGCAATGCATAAAACGCTGGGATTACGACCTAGACCAGGGCTTTCTGAAATCCTTACAGGGCAAGCACAGGTAGAAGAAGCTGTACAGTCCACTTCCCTACCCAATGTCTGGGCAATAGTAGGAGGAAGAGCTGCGATACATCCGGCCGACCTTCTGGGAGCTGAATCTTTTGCCCAGTTATGCCGTTATCTTAGAGAATATTTTGCTTATATCCTTATTGATACTCCACCAATGCGGGGAATGCCAGATGCCACAATTGTCAGTATGCAATCGGAAGGAGTTCTTTATGTCATAGAAGATGGGAAAGATGATCGAAAAGAAGTCCAAAATAATATAGAAGCTTTTTCTAGAATTAATTCTCGAGTATTAGGAATTGTTTTAAACCGGGCTGATCCACTGAGCCATTCCTCTTACTATTATTCCTACAAGTATAAATCTCCAATTCCTCCTGAGTCCCATGACCTCATTCAATAG
- a CDS encoding carbohydrate binding domain-containing protein yields MFKNTLRLNNSVESFPVFQIFIVLYLVFLLGLSFFHIFDNPSLRPLNSSYWLKEAEKQLSEGNESRALSIVQYVAARCGPVSPTRLNIAELLIELNRPEQALVELKFVFETDDELRKTAVYLAKSILGVNGGLALIDKNKPSSLSAYLLLAIDQKWIEEAKTVWNMGTTVSKNFFDQEISKKYVNFLISANELQEAKRVWNSLMNSDAMVWNGDFEESFQNWGFGWKFHPRSSFMKIKQDEQMAFSKKNSLSIEFIGIDPNHDHVLVEQLIVLEPKKYYHLSGAVRFEDIVSSSGIVLDVYDQNNDQILGSTVPVSNSKKWRVVETTLRTPKTVGTSYLRIRWKESPEWEIPLYGKAWIDKVQLEEIVPENKESSPEDEDSGDEQQEGDDPFENDSQENPEGSSSS; encoded by the coding sequence ATGTTTAAAAATACTTTAAGACTGAATAACTCAGTTGAATCTTTTCCTGTTTTTCAGATTTTCATTGTTCTTTATTTGGTCTTCCTTTTAGGATTATCTTTTTTTCATATTTTTGATAATCCTTCCTTAAGGCCATTAAATTCTTCTTATTGGTTAAAAGAAGCTGAAAAACAGCTCTCTGAAGGGAATGAATCTCGGGCCTTGTCAATTGTCCAGTATGTAGCAGCAAGATGCGGACCGGTGAGTCCCACAAGGCTCAATATTGCTGAACTATTAATCGAACTGAACAGACCAGAACAGGCTTTAGTTGAACTTAAATTTGTCTTTGAAACCGATGATGAGCTAAGGAAAACAGCCGTTTACTTAGCTAAAAGTATACTCGGAGTAAATGGAGGACTTGCCCTTATAGATAAAAATAAACCTAGTTCCTTATCCGCTTATCTCCTATTGGCTATTGATCAAAAATGGATTGAAGAGGCTAAGACAGTATGGAACATGGGGACAACAGTAAGTAAGAATTTTTTTGATCAAGAGATTTCTAAAAAATATGTAAACTTTTTAATCAGCGCTAATGAGCTTCAAGAAGCAAAAAGAGTGTGGAACTCCCTTATGAATTCTGATGCCATGGTCTGGAATGGGGATTTCGAAGAAAGTTTTCAAAACTGGGGGTTTGGTTGGAAATTTCATCCTCGCAGTTCATTCATGAAAATAAAACAAGATGAGCAAATGGCTTTTTCTAAAAAAAATTCTTTGTCCATCGAATTTATCGGGATAGACCCAAACCATGATCATGTGCTTGTCGAACAGCTCATTGTGCTCGAACCCAAAAAATATTACCACCTTTCTGGAGCAGTCAGGTTTGAAGATATAGTAAGTAGTTCAGGAATAGTTCTAGATGTGTATGACCAAAACAACGATCAGATCCTTGGGAGCACTGTCCCTGTAAGTAATAGTAAAAAGTGGAGAGTTGTTGAAACAACCTTACGGACTCCCAAAACCGTGGGAACTTCTTATCTTAGAATCAGATGGAAAGAAAGCCCAGAATGGGAAATTCCACTCTACGGTAAAGCATGGATTGATAAGGTTCAACTTGAAGAAATAGTTCCTGAAAATAAAGAATCCTCTCCCGAAGATGAAGATTCTGGAGATGAACAACAAGAAGGAGATGATCCTTTTGAAAATGACTCTCAAGAAAATCCTGAAGGATCTTCTTCATCCTAA
- a CDS encoding class I SAM-dependent methyltransferase has protein sequence MKIRLEPIIFCPICGGSGKTEIKEATDPYGDIPGKWSYRRCQNCFSLWMDPMPIREDIPKLYPKDYYTHEQSDKIFLIKRKENFISQFWKKVWVSELSAMGYRKELSSLGLKSSYIGQLLTLFSPIKMAAQGECRYLAGHSKGKLLDVGCGNGAFLYFMKQLGWEVEGIEPDPTAAKICKDLGITVIESPIEECSLKQEFYDAITLSHVIEHLPNPKEVLVELFSSLKPQGTLVSISPNPIGKWAKIFGPSWRGLEPPRHLILISPIGFHYICEQLGIQTRYCELTTWRNEHLDIAQSKAIRIHGHCKSFKVSLFDKLHGYILSPWRLFFSPYSGEEVVAIFRKEGKNQGSALKYL, from the coding sequence ATGAAAATCAGATTAGAACCTATAATTTTTTGTCCTATTTGTGGCGGCTCAGGCAAAACTGAAATCAAAGAGGCGACGGATCCCTATGGTGATATCCCTGGAAAATGGTCCTATAGGAGATGTCAAAATTGCTTTTCACTCTGGATGGATCCAATGCCTATTAGGGAAGATATCCCAAAGCTTTATCCTAAAGACTATTATACCCATGAGCAATCCGATAAAATCTTCTTGATAAAAAGAAAAGAGAATTTCATTTCTCAGTTCTGGAAGAAAGTATGGGTCAGTGAGCTTAGTGCAATGGGTTATCGCAAGGAATTGTCTTCACTGGGACTAAAAAGTTCATATATCGGTCAGCTATTAACTCTTTTTTCTCCAATAAAAATGGCAGCACAAGGAGAATGTCGCTATTTGGCTGGACATTCTAAAGGCAAACTACTTGATGTAGGTTGTGGAAACGGAGCATTTCTTTACTTTATGAAACAGTTAGGATGGGAAGTTGAAGGGATAGAACCGGATCCAACCGCAGCTAAAATTTGCAAGGATCTAGGTATCACTGTAATCGAATCTCCAATCGAAGAATGTAGCCTAAAACAAGAATTTTATGATGCTATTACTTTATCTCACGTAATCGAGCATCTGCCTAATCCCAAAGAAGTCCTTGTGGAACTTTTTTCTTCCTTAAAACCCCAAGGAACACTTGTCAGCATCTCACCTAATCCCATTGGCAAATGGGCAAAAATCTTTGGTCCTTCTTGGAGAGGGCTTGAGCCTCCAAGACACTTGATTTTGATTAGCCCTATAGGATTTCATTATATATGCGAACAACTAGGTATCCAAACAAGATACTGTGAATTAACAACCTGGAGAAACGAACATCTGGATATTGCCCAGAGCAAAGCGATTAGGATCCATGGTCATTGCAAAAGTTTTAAAGTCAGTCTCTTTGATAAACTTCATGGATACATCTTATCTCCTTGGAGACTATTTTTTTCTCCTTATTCTGGAGAAGAGGTTGTAGCCATATTCAGAAAAGAAGGGAAAAACCAAGGATCGGCTTTGAAATATCTTTGA